The proteins below come from a single Archangium lipolyticum genomic window:
- a CDS encoding Kelch repeat-containing protein, with protein sequence MSEILQDAGGTTTRPPAIIEGERAHAHVIPATDDGSSGPIEVGFPVNFFGKFYTHLFINTNGNVTFGEPLYKYMPAGLEVKSGLPPIIAPFLADVDTRAKDSGRIGYGTVMFEGRVALCVNWLSVGYHRERTDKLNSFQLLLVDRGDAGLGDFDIVMNYDRLEWESGSSTRGTGGLGGRTAAAGLSAGTGDEHTFFEFPGSHTPGALLDTHADGLSNTSTNSAVEGRHIFRMRRGKLNVPTKLRDGAHLMPRAVRLTDGRVLALGEFNRVADVFDPRSDTWTSTKPTNANRRRHTATLLPDGRVLVTGGEDQPKTAELYNPKDNDWTAIADMSVGRVGHTATLLESGKVLVIGGQETQSDSSKRHASAELFDPKSGTWTVIANAMNSPRSWHTATLLPDGNVLVTGGENIDTTTHQTFNLASVELYDAKLGTWTLVGDMSTARRAHTATLLKSGQVLVVGGKNATSTASYGSAELYDRENKVWTATGGMELQRCNHTATLLDSGHVLVTGGYHAGGDLGGIRNAVELYDPVTRKWSTTVPMGADREFHDVALLTDGRLLIVGGSSNIGKGTYELYYHPLIRRQEPHRGGCCS encoded by the coding sequence ATGTCAGAGATCCTGCAGGATGCCGGCGGTACCACCACGAGGCCGCCCGCCATCATCGAGGGCGAGCGCGCCCATGCCCATGTGATTCCCGCCACGGATGACGGCTCGAGCGGCCCGATCGAGGTGGGCTTCCCCGTCAACTTCTTCGGGAAGTTCTACACGCACCTCTTCATCAACACGAACGGCAACGTCACCTTCGGGGAGCCCCTGTACAAGTACATGCCCGCCGGGCTGGAGGTGAAGTCCGGGCTGCCACCCATCATCGCTCCCTTCCTGGCGGACGTGGATACGCGAGCCAAGGATTCGGGGCGCATCGGGTACGGCACCGTGATGTTCGAGGGCCGCGTGGCCCTCTGCGTGAACTGGCTCTCCGTCGGCTACCACCGGGAGCGTACCGACAAGCTCAACAGCTTCCAGCTCCTGTTGGTGGACCGGGGTGACGCGGGGCTGGGCGATTTCGACATCGTCATGAACTACGACCGCCTGGAGTGGGAGTCCGGAAGCTCCACCCGAGGGACGGGAGGCCTGGGAGGGCGGACCGCGGCGGCGGGCCTCTCGGCGGGAACGGGCGATGAGCATACCTTCTTCGAGTTCCCCGGCTCCCACACCCCCGGCGCGCTGCTCGACACCCATGCGGATGGACTGTCCAACACGAGCACGAACAGCGCCGTCGAGGGACGCCACATCTTCCGGATGCGCAGGGGGAAACTCAACGTCCCGACGAAGCTGCGCGATGGCGCCCATCTCATGCCCCGCGCCGTGCGGCTGACGGATGGCCGGGTACTCGCCCTGGGCGAGTTCAATCGGGTAGCGGACGTGTTCGACCCTCGCAGTGACACCTGGACGTCCACGAAGCCCACCAACGCCAATCGCCGCCGGCATACGGCCACGTTGTTGCCGGATGGCCGTGTCCTGGTGACGGGCGGCGAGGACCAACCCAAGACCGCGGAGCTGTACAACCCGAAAGACAACGACTGGACGGCCATCGCCGACATGAGCGTGGGCCGCGTCGGGCACACGGCCACGTTGCTGGAGAGTGGAAAGGTCCTGGTGATCGGTGGCCAGGAGACCCAGAGCGACTCCTCCAAGAGGCACGCCTCCGCCGAGCTGTTCGATCCGAAGTCCGGGACCTGGACGGTCATCGCGAATGCCATGAACAGCCCCAGGAGCTGGCATACGGCCACCCTGCTGCCAGATGGGAACGTGCTGGTCACCGGTGGCGAGAACATCGACACCACCACCCATCAGACCTTCAACCTGGCCTCGGTCGAGCTGTACGACGCGAAGCTCGGGACCTGGACGCTCGTCGGCGACATGAGCACCGCCCGGCGCGCGCACACCGCCACGCTGCTGAAGTCGGGACAGGTGCTGGTCGTCGGCGGCAAGAACGCCACCTCCACCGCCTCGTACGGCTCGGCCGAGCTGTACGACCGCGAGAACAAGGTCTGGACGGCCACGGGCGGCATGGAGCTCCAGCGCTGCAACCACACCGCCACCCTGCTGGATTCCGGCCACGTGCTCGTCACCGGCGGCTACCACGCGGGCGGCGACCTGGGAGGCATCCGCAACGCGGTCGAGCTGTACGACCCCGTCACCCGGAAATGGAGCACCACCGTCCCCATGGGCGCGGATCGCGAGTTCCACGACGTGGCCCTGCTGACGGATGGCCGGTTGTTGATCGTGGGTGGTTCGAGCAACATCGGAAAGGGAACGTACGAGCTCTACTACCACCCGCTCATCAGGAGGCAGGAACCGCATCGTGGGGGATGCTGTTCGTAG